In Microbacterium cremeum, a genomic segment contains:
- a CDS encoding histidine phosphatase family protein, whose amino-acid sequence MTALTLIRHGETDWNRDRRIQGSTDIPLNDTGRAQARATAALLRDRIDLGLPVSIASSDLARARETAEIIATELGIGAPRQYRGLRERSYGEAEGVGVDEFRERWGDWYTAEVPGAEPWPELRARGIAALGRAVRDHRRATAPAAASLIVVSHGAFMREMMRHATAGALPPAGERLLNGSAHDFVYERDHLRLVAYAGLVA is encoded by the coding sequence GTGACAGCGCTGACCCTGATCCGCCACGGCGAGACCGACTGGAACCGCGACCGCCGGATCCAGGGGTCGACCGACATCCCCCTCAACGACACCGGCCGCGCGCAAGCGCGCGCGACGGCGGCGCTGCTGCGCGACCGGATCGATCTCGGCCTTCCGGTCTCGATCGCCTCGAGCGACCTGGCCCGCGCACGCGAGACCGCCGAGATCATCGCGACCGAACTCGGGATCGGCGCCCCGCGCCAGTACCGAGGACTGCGTGAACGCTCGTACGGCGAGGCCGAGGGCGTCGGCGTCGACGAGTTCCGCGAGCGCTGGGGCGACTGGTACACCGCCGAGGTGCCCGGAGCGGAGCCCTGGCCCGAGCTGCGGGCACGCGGCATCGCGGCCCTCGGCCGGGCCGTGCGGGATCACCGGCGCGCGACGGCCCCGGCCGCCGCCTCGCTGATCGTCGTCAGCCATGGCGCGTTCATGCGCGAGATGATGCGCCACGCCACCGCCGGCGCGCTCCCGCCGGCCGGCGAGCGCCTGCTGAACGGCTCGGCCCACGACTTCGTCTACGAGCGCGACCACCTGCGGCTCGTCGCGTACGCCGGCCTCGTCGCCTGA
- a CDS encoding MFS transporter — protein sequence MTSTSSANTNEDAPIVDDPRRRRAILWAVCIALMAVVASVSGLNVAQPQLATTFDASQGEVLWIINTYVLTLAALLLPLGSAGDRLGRKPVLIAGLVVFGVANIVAAGAPVIEIMLAARALSGVGAAMIMPVTLAVITSSFPDEARAKAIGMWTAVAGGGGILGMYLSAVLVDVASWRWLFALPVVLTVAAVLLGLRAVPNSRAAAPGRFDVLGALTSIIATVGLTFALHEAPTLGWSAPIVLLSLATAVVAIVVFILWELHASFPLLDVRYFRTRGLSSGTTLLLVLFGIQGGVSLVLYPYFQVVLGWTALLATLGLMPMALVMMLASALAPRLVSRIGARAAMVIGLSLATLGLALMAVLVSVTGGYLPVLPGLITMGLGAGLAMTPSTEAITSSLPRARQGVASALNDLTRELGSALGIALLGGVLIAGYQSSIGDRLDGVPADLAGAARDGIANAAEVSHRAGSHAEQILTAAQDAFVAGWQQAMWAGVAVMGVLVLVIALRGPRAEPEPQYEPSAE from the coding sequence ATGACCTCCACCTCTTCTGCGAACACAAACGAGGACGCGCCGATCGTCGACGACCCGCGTCGACGCCGCGCGATTCTCTGGGCCGTCTGCATCGCCTTGATGGCTGTCGTCGCGTCGGTCTCCGGCCTCAACGTCGCGCAGCCACAGCTGGCGACGACGTTCGACGCCTCACAGGGCGAGGTGCTCTGGATCATCAACACGTATGTCCTCACCCTCGCAGCCCTCCTGCTGCCTCTCGGGTCCGCCGGCGACCGCCTGGGGCGCAAGCCCGTGCTCATCGCAGGACTCGTCGTGTTCGGTGTTGCCAACATCGTGGCCGCCGGAGCGCCTGTCATCGAGATCATGCTCGCCGCGCGCGCGCTCAGCGGCGTCGGTGCGGCGATGATCATGCCCGTCACCCTCGCAGTGATCACTTCCTCGTTCCCCGACGAGGCGCGCGCGAAGGCGATCGGTATGTGGACCGCTGTCGCCGGCGGGGGCGGCATCCTGGGCATGTACCTCTCTGCAGTGCTGGTGGACGTCGCGAGCTGGCGATGGCTGTTCGCCCTCCCCGTCGTGCTCACCGTCGCCGCGGTGCTCCTCGGTCTCCGCGCGGTGCCGAACTCCCGCGCGGCCGCCCCGGGCAGGTTCGACGTGCTCGGCGCTCTCACGTCGATCATCGCCACCGTGGGCCTCACCTTCGCACTGCATGAGGCGCCCACGCTCGGCTGGAGCGCCCCGATCGTCCTCCTCTCCCTCGCGACAGCTGTGGTCGCCATCGTCGTGTTCATCCTGTGGGAGCTGCACGCCTCGTTCCCGCTGCTGGACGTCCGGTACTTCCGCACCAGAGGGCTGTCGTCAGGCACGACGCTGCTGCTCGTCCTGTTCGGCATCCAGGGCGGCGTCTCGCTCGTGCTCTACCCGTACTTCCAGGTGGTCCTGGGTTGGACCGCGCTGCTGGCCACCCTCGGCCTCATGCCGATGGCCCTGGTGATGATGCTCGCCTCCGCTCTCGCACCACGGCTCGTCAGCAGGATCGGGGCCCGCGCAGCGATGGTCATCGGACTGAGTCTCGCCACCCTCGGCCTCGCGCTCATGGCTGTCCTCGTGTCAGTCACCGGGGGGTACCTCCCGGTCCTGCCGGGTCTCATCACCATGGGTCTGGGAGCCGGGCTCGCGATGACTCCGTCGACGGAGGCGATCACGTCCTCGCTCCCACGGGCGCGGCAGGGCGTGGCCTCCGCGCTCAACGACCTCACCCGCGAACTCGGCTCTGCACTGGGCATCGCGCTCCTCGGGGGAGTCCTGATCGCCGGTTACCAGAGCTCCATCGGAGATCGCCTCGACGGCGTGCCGGCAGACCTCGCCGGCGCGGCGCGGGATGGCATCGCCAATGCCGCCGAGGTCAGCCATCGAGCAGGGTCACACGCGGAGCAGATCCTCACGGCCGCGCAGGACGCGTTCGTCGCCGGATGGCAGCAGGCCATGTGGGCGGGTGTCGCCGTCATGGGGGTGCTCGTGCTCGTCATCGCCCTTCGCGGGCCGCGAGCGGAGCCTGAGCCGCAGTACGAGCCGAGTGCGGAGTGA
- a CDS encoding helix-turn-helix domain-containing protein has translation MGNATDQTLDAVGPRLKRLRLHRDVTLTTLAAEIGVSASTLSRLEAGLRRPTLEQLLPLARYYGVTIDSLVDAPRTADPRVDLRPVSCSDGSVIIPLTRRPGGIQAFKFVLPTGSDDAVPDLHTHEGHDWAYVLNGTLRLILGDHDLLLHAGEAAEFDTRIPHWFGATSAGPVEYLSLVGRQGQRAHVRAVTTRR, from the coding sequence ATGGGCAACGCCACCGATCAGACCCTCGACGCCGTCGGACCACGTCTCAAGCGTTTGCGGCTCCACCGCGACGTCACCCTGACCACGCTGGCCGCGGAGATCGGCGTCTCGGCCAGCACGCTGTCCCGGCTCGAGGCGGGGTTGCGGCGACCGACGCTGGAGCAGCTCCTACCGCTGGCGCGCTACTACGGTGTCACGATCGACTCGCTCGTCGACGCGCCGCGTACCGCCGACCCTCGCGTAGACCTGCGCCCGGTGTCGTGTTCCGACGGGTCCGTCATCATCCCGCTCACACGCCGGCCAGGAGGCATCCAGGCCTTCAAGTTCGTCCTCCCCACAGGCAGTGACGACGCCGTGCCCGACCTGCACACCCATGAGGGACACGATTGGGCGTACGTGCTCAACGGAACGCTGCGCCTCATCCTCGGCGACCACGATCTGCTCCTCCACGCCGGAGAGGCCGCCGAGTTCGACACCCGAATCCCGCATTGGTTCGGTGCGACCAGCGCCGGGCCCGTCGAATACCTCAGCCTCGTCGGACGCCAGGGTCAGCGCGCTCACGTCCGCGCGGTGACCACTCGCCGCTAG
- a CDS encoding DUF5671 domain-containing protein, which produces MSGSPPPAASAGLRTAAPHGRGAQAVIRRIILFALLFALVTIAASGLSGLLERAIGAGGVLVDTGAGLALALAFALIGAPLAAVLWWWLRRRLADPFERASLVWALYLTAMTLTALIVATLSLGSAAAAGVDGRWRPGELATGLVWAGVWLWHRQMRRNAASTPTRLVDVPVSLSALFGLVVAASGAVSALAALLSEALSGVAPVLIASEHWAVPVLRGLVWLALGALEWWWHWFREGARRAPGAFAAVLLVIVIGASAATALFSLGTVVFVLLRVLFDTDPLAEVLAPMDVAVSAVLVGAFVWVYHASVLAARSERVRGAGRLVVSAIALIGAASGFGVVVNALLAAVGPALVDDDPRTLLLGGISALVVGVPAWVIAWRPARTVTTADAADPARRVYLIVVFGASAVVGLVTLLIIGYRLFEFLLDAGGAAGLLERIRAPLGLLSATAVVFGYHFAIWRRDRALAPAAAPPDVIGRVILVAGDDADELARRIRSATGAAVTVWRAAAADGPTTDADAAAVVHALDGLAAARVLVVTSSGGAPQVVPLAD; this is translated from the coding sequence ATGTCCGGATCCCCGCCGCCGGCCGCCTCGGCCGGGCTCCGGACCGCCGCGCCGCACGGTCGCGGCGCGCAGGCCGTCATCCGTCGCATCATCCTCTTCGCCCTCCTGTTCGCGCTCGTCACGATCGCCGCGTCGGGACTCAGCGGACTCCTCGAACGCGCCATCGGTGCCGGCGGCGTGCTGGTCGACACCGGCGCCGGCCTCGCGCTCGCGCTCGCGTTCGCGCTGATCGGCGCGCCGTTGGCCGCGGTGCTGTGGTGGTGGCTGCGCCGTCGCCTCGCCGACCCCTTCGAGCGCGCGTCGCTGGTGTGGGCGCTGTACCTGACGGCGATGACCCTGACCGCGCTCATCGTGGCGACGCTCTCCCTCGGGTCCGCGGCCGCCGCCGGCGTCGACGGGCGGTGGCGGCCGGGAGAGCTTGCGACCGGATTGGTATGGGCAGGGGTGTGGCTCTGGCACCGGCAGATGCGCCGGAACGCCGCGAGCACCCCCACTCGGCTCGTCGACGTGCCGGTCTCACTGTCGGCGCTGTTCGGACTCGTGGTCGCGGCATCCGGTGCCGTCTCGGCGCTCGCGGCGCTGCTGTCGGAGGCTCTCTCGGGTGTCGCACCCGTGCTCATCGCGTCGGAGCACTGGGCGGTGCCGGTCCTGCGGGGCCTGGTGTGGCTCGCCCTCGGCGCACTCGAGTGGTGGTGGCATTGGTTCCGCGAGGGGGCGCGCCGCGCGCCGGGCGCCTTCGCGGCGGTGCTGCTGGTCATCGTCATCGGCGCGTCGGCGGCGACCGCCCTCTTCTCGCTCGGCACCGTCGTCTTCGTGCTGTTGCGGGTGCTCTTCGACACCGACCCCCTCGCCGAAGTGCTGGCGCCGATGGATGTCGCGGTCTCCGCCGTGCTCGTCGGCGCATTCGTGTGGGTTTACCACGCCTCCGTGCTCGCGGCGAGGTCCGAGCGGGTGCGCGGCGCAGGACGTCTCGTGGTCTCGGCGATCGCCTTGATCGGCGCGGCAAGCGGATTCGGCGTGGTCGTCAACGCGCTGCTCGCGGCGGTCGGCCCGGCTCTCGTCGACGACGACCCGCGCACGCTTCTGCTCGGCGGCATCAGCGCGCTGGTCGTGGGAGTGCCGGCGTGGGTGATCGCGTGGCGTCCGGCACGGACGGTGACGACGGCGGATGCCGCGGACCCCGCTCGCCGCGTCTACCTGATCGTCGTGTTCGGGGCGAGCGCCGTCGTCGGGCTCGTGACACTGCTCATCATCGGGTACCGGCTGTTCGAGTTCCTTCTCGACGCCGGGGGCGCCGCGGGACTCCTGGAGCGCATCCGCGCGCCCCTCGGGCTGCTGAGCGCGACGGCGGTCGTGTTCGGCTATCACTTCGCGATCTGGCGCCGCGACCGCGCGCTCGCGCCTGCCGCGGCGCCCCCCGATGTCATCGGCCGCGTGATCCTCGTGGCGGGCGACGATGCGGACGAACTCGCCCGGCGGATCCGGTCGGCGACAGGTGCCGCGGTCACGGTGTGGCGCGCAGCGGCTGCGGACGGTCCGACGACCGATGCGGACGCCGCCGCCGTCGTTCACGCGCTCGACGGCCTCGCCGCTGCGCGCGTCCTCGTCGTCACATCGTCCGGCGGCGCGCCGCAGGTGGTGCCGCTCGCAGACTGA
- a CDS encoding DUF4878 domain-containing protein, producing MSEDAGPSRVFLWALLAVMGLVVVVALIVVFARGGTTQFDPETPEGVVQRYAQAVSDGDVRTALTYLAPEIADSCERVHPGTEDHRMTLVDTTERDGTARVEVIVATIYGSGPLGADEYQSEEAFDLVREDGSWFIETAPWQFTVCIESGQR from the coding sequence ATGAGCGAAGACGCCGGCCCGTCGCGGGTGTTCCTGTGGGCGCTGCTGGCCGTGATGGGGCTGGTCGTCGTGGTCGCGCTGATCGTCGTCTTCGCACGGGGCGGGACGACGCAGTTCGACCCCGAGACGCCCGAGGGCGTCGTGCAGCGCTACGCGCAGGCTGTCAGCGACGGAGACGTGCGCACGGCGCTGACGTACCTGGCGCCCGAGATCGCGGACTCGTGCGAGCGTGTGCACCCGGGCACCGAGGATCACCGGATGACGCTCGTCGACACCACCGAGCGCGACGGCACTGCGCGCGTGGAGGTGATCGTCGCGACGATCTATGGATCGGGCCCGCTCGGCGCCGACGAATATCAGAGCGAGGAGGCCTTCGACCTCGTGCGCGAGGACGGATCGTGGTTCATCGAGACGGCGCCGTGGCAGTTCACCGTCTGCATCGAGAGCGGGCAGCGGTGA
- a CDS encoding HpcH/HpaI aldolase/citrate lyase family protein encodes MTFDLGPALLFCPADRPERYAKALERADAVILDLEDAVAAADKTAARGHLIESELDPARVIVRVNPPGTDDFVSDLATLSQTDYRRIMVAKSESPKRLRKIDQRFELVALCETAKGVSQAERIAELPNVSALMWGAEDLVASIGGTSSRKPNGRYRDIARYARSRVLLAAGARGKAAIDAVHLDIHDTRRLAIEAADAAASGFTATACIHPGQVTIIRDAYRPSDEAVAWAAGVLAAAEGERGVFTYEGRMVDEPVLRHARGVLRRAER; translated from the coding sequence GTGACGTTCGACCTCGGCCCCGCCCTCCTCTTCTGCCCGGCCGACCGGCCCGAGCGGTACGCGAAGGCGCTCGAGCGCGCCGACGCCGTGATCCTCGATCTCGAGGATGCGGTGGCCGCCGCCGACAAGACCGCGGCTCGCGGCCACCTCATCGAGTCCGAGCTCGACCCGGCTCGCGTGATCGTGCGCGTGAACCCGCCCGGGACCGACGACTTCGTGTCGGACCTCGCCACGCTCTCGCAGACGGACTACCGACGCATCATGGTCGCCAAGTCCGAATCGCCCAAGCGTCTGCGCAAGATCGACCAGCGCTTCGAGCTCGTCGCGCTGTGCGAGACGGCCAAGGGGGTGTCGCAGGCCGAGCGCATCGCCGAGCTGCCGAACGTCTCAGCGCTCATGTGGGGTGCCGAAGACCTCGTGGCGAGCATCGGCGGCACCTCGAGCCGCAAGCCCAACGGACGCTATCGCGACATCGCCCGCTACGCCCGTTCTCGCGTGCTGCTTGCGGCGGGCGCACGCGGCAAGGCGGCGATCGACGCGGTGCACCTCGACATCCACGACACCCGGCGACTGGCGATCGAGGCAGCGGATGCCGCGGCATCCGGTTTCACGGCCACCGCCTGCATCCACCCCGGTCAGGTCACGATCATCCGCGACGCGTACCGGCCGAGCGACGAGGCCGTCGCCTGGGCGGCGGGCGTGCTCGCCGCTGCCGAGGGGGAGCGGGGCGTGTTCACGTACGAGGGGCGCATGGTCGACGAGCCGGTGCTCCGGCACGCGCGCGGGGTGCTGCGGCGCGCGGAGCGATGA
- a CDS encoding MaoC family dehydratase has protein sequence MSDSGQTREIVQRGLYFDELEVGARYAHRPGRTATEADNVLFSSLTMNSQALHLDAAYSESQPFGQRLMNSMWTLSTMVGASVSQITQGTLVAQLGLTDIAFPAPLFHGDTLYTETEVVDKRLSSSRPGQGIVTLRHTGRNQRGEVVATATRVALMWRSPDTKEQP, from the coding sequence GTGAGCGACAGCGGCCAGACCAGAGAGATCGTGCAGCGAGGGCTCTACTTCGACGAGCTCGAGGTCGGTGCGCGCTACGCCCACCGCCCCGGTCGCACCGCCACCGAGGCCGACAACGTGCTGTTCTCGTCGCTCACCATGAACAGCCAGGCGCTGCATCTGGATGCCGCCTACTCCGAGTCCCAGCCGTTCGGGCAGCGGCTGATGAACTCGATGTGGACGCTGTCGACGATGGTCGGGGCATCCGTCTCGCAGATCACCCAGGGCACTCTCGTGGCGCAGCTCGGCCTCACCGACATCGCGTTCCCCGCACCGCTGTTCCACGGCGACACGCTCTATACCGAGACGGAGGTCGTCGACAAGCGTCTGTCGTCCTCGCGGCCCGGCCAGGGCATCGTGACCCTGCGCCACACCGGCCGCAATCAGCGTGGCGAGGTCGTCGCCACCGCGACCCGCGTGGCGCTCATGTGGCGCAGCCCCGACACGAAGGAGCAGCCGTGA
- a CDS encoding acyl-CoA dehydrogenase family protein — translation MDHHNLTDDERELARMVRDFADEVVAPQAYEADRTKTLPMDVVAQMGELGLFGLPFPEEYGGQGGDYFALCLAIEALGRVDQSIAITLEAGVSLGAMPVFRFGTEEQKQELLPDLLAGKALAGFGLTEPEAGSDAGATRTTAKLDGGEWVINGSKQFITNSGTDITRFVTVTAVTGEQGGRKEISTIMVPTGTPGFTVEPGYDKVGWHASDTHPLTFQDVRVPEGNLIGERGRGFANFLHILDEGRIAIAALSTGAAEGCLEAAVDYAKKRTVFGDALATRQGIQFLLARMQLRVHNARLAWHHAARLRDAGKPFKTEAAIAKLTASDAAMDNARDATQVFGGNGFMNEYPVARHYRDSKILEIGEGTNEVQLLVIARSLGVA, via the coding sequence ATGGACCACCACAACCTGACCGACGACGAGCGCGAGCTCGCCCGCATGGTGCGCGATTTCGCCGACGAGGTCGTCGCCCCGCAGGCCTACGAGGCCGACCGCACGAAGACGCTGCCGATGGACGTCGTGGCGCAGATGGGCGAACTGGGCCTTTTCGGCCTGCCGTTCCCCGAGGAGTACGGCGGGCAGGGCGGCGACTACTTCGCCCTGTGCCTCGCGATCGAGGCGCTCGGCCGCGTCGACCAGTCGATCGCGATCACGCTCGAGGCCGGGGTGAGCCTCGGCGCGATGCCGGTGTTCCGCTTCGGCACCGAGGAGCAGAAGCAGGAGCTCCTGCCCGATCTCCTTGCCGGAAAGGCGCTGGCAGGCTTCGGTCTCACCGAGCCGGAAGCCGGCTCGGACGCCGGCGCCACCCGCACGACGGCGAAGCTCGACGGCGGCGAATGGGTCATCAACGGCTCGAAGCAGTTCATCACCAACTCCGGCACCGACATCACGCGCTTCGTCACCGTCACGGCGGTCACCGGCGAGCAGGGCGGCCGCAAGGAGATCTCGACGATCATGGTGCCGACGGGCACCCCCGGATTCACCGTCGAGCCGGGCTATGACAAGGTCGGCTGGCACGCCTCCGACACCCACCCCCTCACGTTCCAGGATGTGCGCGTGCCCGAGGGCAACCTCATCGGCGAGCGCGGGCGGGGGTTCGCGAACTTCCTCCACATCCTCGACGAGGGCCGCATCGCGATCGCCGCGCTCTCGACCGGTGCGGCGGAGGGATGCCTCGAGGCCGCCGTCGACTACGCGAAGAAGCGCACCGTGTTCGGCGACGCGCTCGCCACGCGCCAGGGCATCCAGTTCCTCCTCGCCCGCATGCAGCTGCGCGTGCACAACGCGCGCCTGGCGTGGCACCATGCCGCACGTCTGCGCGATGCCGGCAAGCCCTTCAAGACCGAGGCCGCGATCGCCAAGCTGACGGCGAGCGACGCTGCGATGGACAACGCCCGCGACGCGACGCAGGTGTTCGGCGGCAACGGGTTCATGAACGAGTACCCGGTCGCTCGCCACTACCGCGACTCGAAGATCCTCGAGATCGGCGAGGGCACGAACGAGGTGCAGCTGCTCGTCATCGCCCGATCGCTCGGAGTAGCGTGA
- a CDS encoding biotin carboxylase N-terminal domain-containing protein yields the protein MSPVASDTPPFSTVPFSTVPFSAVLVANRGEIARRVIRTLRRLGIRSVAVYSDADADAPHVREADDAVRIGPAAASASYLSIDAVIAAARESGAEAIHPGYGFLSENVGFARACAAAGIVFIGPGERALEVMGDKIRSKEHVIGHGVPTVPGFSAAGLTDAEIAAAAEATGYPLLVKPSAGGGGKGMQVVRSATELPEALATARRVAGAAFGDDTLLLERLIERPRHIEVQVLADSHGAVIHLGERECTLQRRHQKVIEEAPSPVVDAATRARLGAAACAAAASVDYRGAGTVEFLVAGDRPDEFFFIEMNTRLQVEHPVTELVTGIDLVEQQLLIAAGRPLALAQDEIRLDGHAIEARVYAESPERGFLPATGDVLVWRPAEGVRTDAAVESGSVVSADYDPMIAKVIAHGADRGQALERLDAALAETVLLGVDTNIGFLRELLAEPAVRAGDMDTGLIDRMPPSSAPEPTSTALAAAAAARRDRRDETRAVAASALWRARSGWRAGAPAAPATVAVESESGEIATVPAPFVGPVAGVAASPLPDARVIGHSDEVGASVDVAVDGDGWVWVHADGATHRLRPLTRRQAMEKRLAARERDAAATDPELRAPMPGAVVALHVADGATVAAGDRIVSIEAMKMEHPVIAPHGGVVRLDVATGEQVRRDQVLAHVSPSTDPAHEASVTPS from the coding sequence GTGAGTCCCGTGGCTTCCGACACCCCGCCCTTCTCCACAGTGCCCTTCTCCACAGTGCCCTTCTCCGCAGTGCTCGTGGCCAACCGCGGCGAGATCGCCCGCCGCGTCATCCGGACGCTCCGGCGGCTCGGCATCCGTTCCGTCGCGGTGTACAGCGATGCGGACGCCGACGCGCCGCACGTGCGCGAGGCCGACGATGCCGTGCGCATCGGACCCGCGGCCGCCTCGGCGTCGTACCTCTCCATCGACGCCGTGATCGCGGCCGCGCGCGAGAGCGGTGCCGAGGCGATCCACCCCGGCTACGGCTTCCTCTCCGAGAACGTCGGGTTCGCGCGCGCGTGCGCCGCGGCCGGCATCGTGTTCATCGGACCGGGGGAGCGGGCCCTCGAGGTGATGGGCGACAAGATCCGCTCGAAGGAGCACGTCATCGGCCACGGCGTGCCGACGGTGCCCGGCTTCAGCGCCGCCGGCCTGACGGATGCCGAGATCGCCGCCGCCGCGGAGGCGACGGGGTACCCGCTTCTCGTCAAGCCGTCTGCCGGCGGCGGCGGTAAGGGGATGCAGGTCGTCCGATCGGCGACGGAGCTGCCGGAGGCTCTCGCGACCGCGCGCCGGGTGGCCGGCGCCGCGTTCGGCGACGACACCCTCCTCCTCGAACGCCTCATCGAACGACCGCGGCACATCGAGGTGCAGGTGCTCGCCGACTCGCATGGCGCGGTGATCCACCTCGGCGAGCGCGAGTGCACGCTGCAGCGCCGTCATCAGAAGGTCATCGAGGAGGCGCCCTCGCCGGTGGTGGATGCCGCGACCCGGGCGCGCCTCGGAGCTGCCGCGTGCGCGGCGGCCGCGAGCGTCGACTACCGCGGTGCGGGCACGGTCGAGTTCCTCGTCGCCGGCGACCGGCCCGACGAGTTCTTCTTCATCGAGATGAACACCCGGCTCCAAGTCGAGCATCCGGTCACCGAGCTCGTCACGGGCATCGACCTCGTGGAGCAGCAGCTGCTGATCGCCGCCGGCCGGCCGCTCGCATTGGCGCAGGACGAGATCCGCCTCGACGGTCATGCGATCGAGGCGCGCGTGTACGCCGAGAGTCCCGAGCGCGGCTTCCTCCCGGCGACGGGGGACGTGCTGGTGTGGCGGCCCGCCGAGGGTGTGCGGACGGATGCCGCGGTCGAGTCCGGCAGCGTCGTCTCGGCGGACTACGACCCGATGATCGCCAAGGTGATTGCGCACGGCGCCGATCGTGGGCAGGCGCTGGAGCGTCTCGACGCGGCGCTGGCCGAGACGGTGCTGCTCGGCGTCGACACGAACATCGGCTTCCTGCGGGAGCTGCTCGCCGAGCCCGCGGTGCGCGCCGGCGACATGGACACGGGCTTGATCGACCGGATGCCGCCCTCCTCGGCCCCCGAGCCGACGTCGACCGCCCTCGCCGCGGCCGCAGCCGCCCGGCGGGATCGGCGGGACGAGACCCGCGCGGTCGCCGCGAGCGCCCTCTGGCGAGCGCGTTCGGGCTGGCGCGCCGGCGCTCCCGCTGCGCCGGCCACCGTTGCGGTGGAATCCGAGTCCGGGGAGATCGCCACCGTTCCCGCGCCCTTCGTCGGGCCGGTGGCGGGAGTGGCGGCAAGCCCTCTCCCGGATGCCCGCGTGATCGGTCACTCTGACGAGGTGGGCGCCAGCGTCGACGTGGCGGTCGACGGCGACGGCTGGGTCTGGGTGCACGCCGACGGCGCGACCCACCGCCTGCGCCCTCTCACCCGCCGGCAGGCGATGGAGAAGCGGCTCGCCGCGCGCGAGCGCGACGCCGCCGCCACCGACCCCGAACTGCGTGCGCCCATGCCGGGCGCCGTGGTCGCCCTCCACGTCGCCGACGGCGCGACAGTCGCTGCGGGGGACCGCATCGTCAGCATCGAGGCGATGAAGATGGAGCACCCCGTCATCGCCCCGCATGGTGGTGTCGTGCGCCTCGACGTCGCCACCGGCGAACAGGTGCGCCGCGACCAGGTGCTCGCCCACGTCTCACCCTCGACCGACCCTGCCCACGAGGCATCCGTCACCCCCTCCTGA